In Aspergillus fumigatus Af293 chromosome 2, whole genome shotgun sequence, a genomic segment contains:
- a CDS encoding RNA polymerase III-inhibiting protein MAF1, translated as MKYLPIPDLEDVANSLNFDTDDCHIVGGCDLYTTKAARADRKLYKNIEQSLEAQYESVLRLSASLSPPNASDAAASLNLSRSSPFGPLSDHSSRRTFAYLIATLNASHPDYDFSHVLRPSDFRRERSLKKVMNTVDSTLFNLRPRESIDMSPPSPATISGSYNSAASHIWGPRMWRTIDEHMSLKECSYYSYSPDEDPSDADDGAIWSLHYFFFNRLRKRVCYLYIRAIPILSHTPEEGDGLPTTPTGKRTFEDVDVSRYMTPDLVGSSKRARYWLGNRAKLEIESEEEGSSPPTRPVVDEYDNYVLSDEEFRSRSGSKGTVRAMSEEIADQMEV; from the exons ATGAAG TATCTTCCTATTCCCGATCTCGAAGACGTTGCGAATTCACTTAACTTCGATACGGACGATTGTCACATTGTGGGTGGATGCGACCTGTATACAACAAAGGCAGCTCGCGCCGACCGGAAACTGTACAAGAACATTGAACAATCACTGGAAGCCCAATATGAATCGGTCCTTCGCCTGTCTGCTTCGCTTTCACCTCCCAATGCATCCGATGCGGCTGCCTCACTCAATTTGTCGCGTTCAAGTCCTTTTGGACCCCTGAGCGATCACTCCAGTCGCCGGACTTTTGCCTACCTGATCGCAACGCTCAATGCAAGCCATCCCGATTATGACTTTTCCCATGTTTTGCGCCCTTCGGATTTTCGTCGCGAGAGAAGCCTGAAGAAGGTTATGAACACGGTGGACTCAACTCTGTTTAACCTGAGACCTCGCGAGTCGATTGACATGTCCCCCCCGTCTCCTGCGACGATATCTGGATCATACAACAGCGCAGCATCTCATATTTGGGGCCCGAGAATGTGGAGAACAATTGATGAACATATGTCATTGAAGGAGTGCTCATACTACTCGTACTCGCCCGACGAAGACCCATCAGATGCCGATGACGGTGCAATCTGGAGTTTACACTACTTTTTCTTCAATCGTCTTCGGAAACGTGTCTGCTACCTCTACATTCGAGCGATCCCCATTCTCAGTCACACACCCGAAGAGGGGGATGGACTTCCCACCACGCCCACTGGCAAGCGAACgtttgaggatgttgatgtaTCCCGGTACATGACCCCTGATCTGGTGGGTTCAAGCAAGCGAGCTCGTTACTGGCTCGGGAACCGCGCGAAACTCGAGATCGAgagtgaggaggaaggctCATCCCCGCCAACACGCCCTGTTGTTGATGAATATGACAATTACGTGctcagcgacgaggagttCCGATCGAGATCAGGTAGTAAAGGAACAGTCCGCGCCATGagcgaggagattgccgacCAAATGGAAGTCTAA
- a CDS encoding AP-1 complex subunit sigma: MAIHYLILLSRQGKVRLAKWFTTLSPKEKAKIIKDVTQLVLSRRTRMCNFLEYKDTKVVYRRYASLFFIAGCASTDNELITLEIVHRYVEQMDKYYGNVCELDIIFNFQKAYFILDELLLAGEMQESSKKNVLRCISQQDSLEDIEVS, encoded by the exons ATGGCAATTCA TTACCTGATCCTGTTGTCGCGGCAGGGCAAAGTG CGTCTCGCCAAATGGTTTACTACTCTCTCGCCtaaggagaaggccaagatcaTCAAAGATGTAACTCAGCTCGTCCTGTCCCGTCGCACCCGAATGTGCAATTTCCTTGAGTACAAAG ACACCAAGGTCGTCTACCGCCGTTATGCctcccttttcttcatcgccgGTTGCGCCTCCACCGATAACGAGCTGATTACCCTCGAAATCGTGCATCGATATGTTGAGCAGATGGACAAATATTACGGCAACGTATGCGAgctcgacatcatcttcaacttccaAAAGGCATATTTCATTCTCGATGAACTTCTGCTTGCGGGCGAGATGCAGGagagcagcaagaagaatgTGCTCAGGtgcataagtcaacaggaTAGTCTGGAAGATATTGAAGTGAGTTGA
- a CDS encoding putative FAD monooxygenase — MTNLNQPEDHVDVLIVGAGPAGLMLANWMSRLGIKTRIVDKRSTKVFSGQADGLQCRTLEIFDSFDFADRAWRESNHMLEICLWNPDKDGVIRRSDRIPDTIPGISRFQQVVLHQGRIERFFLDSIKEHSNITVERGVMPTSFEFDASKAADVDDYPITVTLRTLTEEEATPKQQQATNGAAVSDGLFRSNLSPDDTDDLLRAAELNSRANQTQVVKAKFMVGCDGAHSWVRRQLGFKLEGDSTDYIWGVLDIIPITDFPDIRMRCAIHSASAGSVMVIPRENKLVRLYIQLQSIVTGGGKADRSKITPDMILKSAQRILHPYKLDYSYCDWWTAYQIGQRVGDKFSLEERVFLAGDAVHTHSPKAGQGMNVSMQDTYNLGWKLAHVIKGYSDRAILKTYQSERRRIAQDLINFDYRFSRLFSGRPAKDVMDEEGISMEEFKMAFQKGNMFASGIAVDYGSSLLVAKAGDSGEQGDGTDVASKDKSLRVVSKQHLSTGISVGMRMPSFKVLNQSDARPWHLQELLKSNGRWRVIVFAGDLTNPENFDRYSQLGEKLSSPTSFLRRYTPPGQPIDSVIEVLTVHAGPRTSIELLDLPEIFHPYREKQGWDYWKVFVDDQSYHEGHGKAYENYGIDPRRGASVIVRPDQYVSWLGEVDDYEDMERFFSAFMKPQSQLVQKENPVAAVASTL, encoded by the exons ATGACGAATTTAAATCAGCCTGAGGATCATGTTGATGTGCTCATTGTCGGGGCGGGGCCAGCTGGCCTCATGTTGGCGAACTGGATGAGCCGATTAGGAATCAAGACTCGCATCGTGGACAAGCGTAGCACCAAG GTGTTCAGTGGCCAAGCAGACGGACTTCAATGCAGGACACTGGAGATCTTTGATTCCTTTGACTTTGCCGACAGGGCCTGGAGAGAATCGAACCACATGCTGGAAATCTGCCTCTGGAACCCCGACAAAGACGGCGTTATTCGTCGATCCGATCGCATTCCAGATACTATCCCTGGTATCAGTCGCTTCCAGCAAGTCGTGCTTCATCAAGGCCGCATTGAACGGTTCTTCCTTGACTCCATCAAGGAGCACAGCAATATTACCGTCGAAAGAGGTGTGATGCCCACTTCTTTTGAATTCGATGCTTCCAAAGCCGCCGATGTCGATGACTACCCCATCACTGTCACCTTGCGCACCTTgacagaggaagaggccaccccgaaacagcagcaggctACGAACGGTGCTGCTGTTAGCGATGGCCTGTTCCGAAGCAACCTCTCCCCGGATGACACGGACGACCTGCTACGAGCAGCTGAGCTGAATAGTCGTGCAAATCAGACCCAAGTGGTCAAGGCTAAGTTCATGGTTGGCTGTGACGGTGCCCACTCGTGGGTCAGACGCCAACTAGGGTTTAAGCTGGAAGGAGATTCGACAGATTACATCTGGGGTGTGCTCGATATCATTCCCATTACCGATTTTCCGGATATTCGAATGCGTTGCGCGATCCATTCCGCGAGCGCGGGGTCTGTGATGGTCATTCCTCGCGAGAACAAACTCGTTCGGCTATACATTCAGTTACAGTCAATTGTCACTGGAGGTGGTAAAGCAGATCGTTCGAAGATCACACCAGATATGATTCTCAAGTCCGCACAACGCATTCTTCATCCATACAAGCTGGATTACTCGTACTGCGACTGGTGGACTGCATATCAGATCGGTCAGCGGGTTGGAGACAAGTTTTCGCTAGAGGAACGTGTGTTTCTGGCTGGCGATGCAGTTCATACCCACTCGCCAAAGGCTGGTCAGGGTATGAACGTAAGCATGCAGGACA CTTATAACTTGGGCTGGAAGTTGGCCCATGTGATCAAAGGCTACAGCGACAGAGCAATCCTGAAGACCTACCAATCCGAAAGGAGGCGTATCGCTCAAGACCTAATTAACTTCGACTATCGCTTTTCTCGCCTCTTTTCTGGACGTCCAGCCAAGGACgtcatggacgaggaggggATCAGCATGGAAGAATTCAAGATGGCATTCCAGAAAGGGAACATGTTTGCAAGTGGCATTG CTGTCGACTACGGCTCTAGCCTCCTCGTTGCGAAGGCGGGAGACTCCGGCGAACAAGGCGATGGCACGGATGTTGCAAGCAAAGACAAAAGCCTCCGGGTAGTCAGCAAGCAGCACCTGTCCACCGGAATCTCGGTTGGCATGAGAATGCCAAGTTTCAAGGTGCTCAACCAATCCGATGCTCGGCCATGGCATCTCCAAGAACTGCTGAAGAGCAATGGCCGCTGGCGGGTGATCGTCTTTGCCGGGGACCTTACCAACCCCGAGAATTTCGACCGTTATAGCCAGCTGGGAGAAAAGCTCAGCAGTCCGACTTCATTCCTTCGCAGATATACGCCACCTGGGCAGCCTATCGACAGTGTCATCGAAGTCTTGACTGTCCATGCCGGACCCCGCACAAGCATTGAACTTTTGGACCTGCCCGAAATATTCCATCCGTATCGCGAGAAGCAAGGATGGGATTATTGGAAGGTGTTTGTGGATGATCAGTCCTACCATGAGGGACATGGAAAGGCGTACGAGAACTACGGTATCGATCCCAGACGCGGAGCGAGTGTTATTGTCCGACCGGATCAGTACGTCAGCTGGCTCGGTGAAGTGGATGACTATGAGGACATGGAGCGCTTCTTCTCTGCGTTTATGAAACCACAGTCGCAGCTGGTCCAGAAAGAGAATCCCGTAGCTGCGGTAGCTTCCACTCTATGA
- the nce102 gene encoding MARVEL domain-containing protein, whose translation MALKGIQLGLRAWEFVFSLLVMALIGNIIAMAFAGNPATINYSMFTATFSIISLFYLVPASINLNWAIHPIIMIVLDVLNNIFFLTCAIALAARLECHSCSNDEYTLHNEITNGAHNRQKRCREAQASVAFLWFAWAGYMASTIISILMARSATVDLRSRTGRAPRVARPSMAQV comes from the exons ATGGCCCTCAAAGGAATCCAGCTCGGCCTGAGAGCATGGGAG TTCGTCTTCTCACTGCTTGTCATGGCCTTGATCGGTAacatcatcgccatggcGTTCGCAGGCAACCCCGCCACGATCAACTACAGCATGTTCACTGCCACATTCTCTATCATATCGCTGTTCTACCTCGTCCCCGCCTCGATCAACCTTAACTGGGCCATTCACCCCATCATCATGATCGTGCTCGATGTTCTGAAcaacatcttcttcctgacctGTGCGATCGCACTGGCTGCTCGGCTGGAATGCCACTCCTGCTCCAACGAC GAATACACCCTCCACAACGAGATCACCAACGGCGCACACAACCGTCAGAAGCGATGCCGTGAGGCTCAGGCCTCTGTGGCCTTCCTGTGGTTCGCTTGGGCTGGATATATGGCGTCGACGATCATCTCTATCTTGATGGCTCGTAGCGCTACTGTCGACTTGCGCAGCCGGACCGGTCGTGCCCCTCGTGTTGCTCGCCCTAGCATGGCTCAGGTCTAA
- a CDS encoding PPN1 endopolyphosphatase family protein, with protein MKWQAILATLPAIPSQDASSLPGASSYVASAGFPTSAFSSYYYLPAEPTQQPQPVIQDPVLHTTFPYNLTNPNTIPTENNDPVVFQTPSKKLSDSQQHELIQAVVANVTSIVNGNATHGSCNKCKAALAATKPAALYAPTLVPDTIISLCKEFNFRSNATCEEDYAASVFGAVWTQVLAYADVEGLDGDYICHALNKSFCGPPATSPLDTAGLFPKPKPANPRVPKASGKRVKVLHLSDFHLDPRYSVSSEGNCSSGLCCRNNNFNSAAKDQVLISAPAYGTFKCDTPYDLGLAALQAIGPLTGTGKGKDQDSLAWSLYTGDLVSHDPVQAMSREYVEYTETSIYGMFKEYLTGPVFAALGNHDTSPENINAPHNLPGPLGEQQSWNYEHVAGLWKHEGWIDEKAAQEARTHYGGYSVKTHYGLRIIAFNTDFWYAKNYFNNINSTNPDNSGVFSWIIDELQKAEDAGERVWIIGHVLSGWYGSNSLPDPTNLFYQIVDRYSPHVIANIFFGHTHEDQFMIYYANNGTLQRADTALTTGWIMPSITPLTNLNSGFRMYEVDTGDFNIYEAYTFFSNVSDYPSLKGVGPTFQFEYSTRDTYSPAAGWEKDDPLNATFWHRVTEAMEKDIDLVSLHNTYQGKMSVKSPNCTNVDCQEAKICYMRSGSVALGSQCPQGYGSVQSSFA; from the exons ATGAAGTGGCAGGCTATCCTGGCCACCCTCCCGGCAATTCCAAGTCAAGATGCTTCATCTCTCCCCGGCGCATCCTCTTATGTTGCGTCGGCTGGGTTTCCGACTTCGGCGTTTTC CTCCTACTATTACCTCCCAGCAGAGCCCACTCAGCAACCTCAGCCAGTGATTCAGGACCCTGTGCTTCATACTACTTTCCCATACAATCTGactaaccccaacactataCCAACCGAGAACAACGACCCAGTTGTTTTCCAAACACCTTCAAAGAAGCTCTCTGACAGTCAACAACATGAGCTCATTCAAGCCGTAGTGGCTAATGTAACTAGCATCGTCAATGGCAACGCTACGCACGGCAGCTGCAACAAATGCAAGGCAGCGCTGGCCGCCACCAAACCTGCAGCATTGTATGCGCCGACTCTAGTGCCTGACACCATTATATCGCTCTGCAAAGAGTTCAATTTCAGGTCAAATGCCACCTGCGAAGAGGACTATGCCGCGTCAGTCTTCGGCGCCGTCTGGACGCAGGTCCTGGCCTACGCTGATGTCGAGGGCCTTGACGGGGACTATATCTGCCATGCATTGAACAAGTCATTCTGCGGTCCGCCAGCGACAAGCCCCTTGGATACCGCTGGTCTTTTCCCCAAACCTAAGCCAGCGAACCCTCGCGTTCCCAAGGCGAGCGGGAAGCGAGTTAAGGTGTTGCATCTGTCCGACTTTCATCTGGATCCGCGGTACTCGGTCAGCTCTGAGGGTAATTGTTCGTCCGGATTGTGCTGTCGTAACAACAACTTCAATTCTGCTGCAAAGGACCAGGTCCTCATCTCTGCCCCGGCGTACGGGACTTTTAAGTGTGACACCCCGTATgatcttggccttgctgcCCTTCAGGCGATTGGGCCCTTGACCGGGACCGGGAAGGGAAAGGATCAGGACTCTCTGGCTTGGTCTCTTTACACTGGCGATCTTGTGTCGCATGATCCAGTGCAGGCAATGTCTCGAGAATATGTCGAGTACACGGAGACTAGCATCTATGGCATGTTCAAAGAATACCTGACCGGGCCTGTCTTTGCTGCGCTGGGGAACCACGATACAAGCCCTGAGAACATCAATGCTCCTCACAATCTCCCAGGGCCTCTGGGCGAACAGCAGAGCTGGAACTACGAGCATGTTGCCGGACTCTGGAAACATGAAGGATGGATCGACGAGAAGGCTGCTCAGGAGGCGCGCACACACTATGGTGGATACTCTGTCAAGACTCACTACGGTCTGCGCATTATTGCGTTTAATACTG ATTTCTGGTACGCGAAAAACTacttcaacaacatcaactcTACCAATCCAGACAACTCCGGCGTCTTTTCCTGGATCATTGACGAGCTTCAAAAGGCCGAAGATGCCGGCGAGCGTGTCTGGATCATCGGCCATGTTCTCAGCGGATGGTATGGCTCCAATTCCCTCCCTGATCCTACCAATCTATTCTACCAGATTGTGGACCGCTACTCGCCCCATGTCATTGCCAATATCTTCTTCGGCCATACCCACGAGGACCAGTTCATGATCTACTATGCCAACAACGGCACATTGCAGCGCGCGGACACAGCCCTGACAACCGGCTGGATCATGCCCAGCATCACGCCATTAACGAACCTGAACAGCGGCTTCAGGATGTACGAAGTCGATACTGGCGACTTCAACATCTACGAGGCGTACACATTCTTCAGCAACGTCTCCGATTACCCTTCGCTCAAAGGAGTTGGGCCCACGTTCCAGTTTGAATACTCAACCCGTGACACATACAGTCCCGCAGCAGGCTGGGAAAAGGATGATCCTTTGAATGCCACCTTTTGGCATCGGGTGACGGAGGCTATGGAGAAAGATATAGACCTGGTGAGTTTGCACAATACCTATCAGGGTAAGATGAGCGTCAAGTCCCCCAACTGCACCAATGTGGACTGTCAGGAAGCGAAGATCTGCTACATGAGGAGCGGTAGCGTTGCTTTGGGAAGCCAGTGTCCTCAGGG ATACGGTTCCGTCCAAAGTTCTTTTGCTTGA